From a single Scomber japonicus isolate fScoJap1 chromosome 12, fScoJap1.pri, whole genome shotgun sequence genomic region:
- the LOC128368986 gene encoding leucine-rich repeat and immunoglobulin-like domain-containing nogo receptor-interacting protein 3 translates to MTGSPGPGGSAFVPWPRMWRWVLAASLIGIVTLTLPGSSQACPPRCECSAQLRSVSCQRRRLTNIPEGIPTETQLLDLSKNRLRWVQAGDLAPYPRLEEVDLSENLIATLEPNAFATLQNLKVLKLRGNQLKLVPMGAFAKLGNLTSLDLSENKMVILLDYTFQDLRSLKHLEVGDNDLVYISHKAFSGLLGLEDLTIERCNLTSISGQTLSYLRSLVTLRLRHLSISALEDQNFRKLSNLRGLDIDHWPYLEYISPFSFQSLDLHWLSITNTNITSVPSASFKNMVHLTHLNLSYNPITTLEPWAFRDLLRLKELIMVSTGLMTVEPYALGGLRQIRVLNFSSNDLQTLEEGSFHSVNSLETLRVDGNPLMCDCRLLWILQRRKTLNFDGRVPVCAGPVEVQGVSLSTFTDSALFDHFTCQKPKIRNRKLQQVIAREGQPVSFLCRAEGEPAPAIVWISPQRRRITAKSSGRITVLPSGTLEIRYAQLTDSGTYICIASNAGGNDTYFATLTVRGQPLDAASAFFLNRSLYSGEFFNDTNLNSTRVFLKFTLDLTTILVSTAMGCITFLGVVLFCFLLLFVWSRGRGQRKNNFTVEYSFRKSEPATGGSSGGTRKFNMKMI, encoded by the exons ATGACTGGCTCTCCTGGACCTGGTGGGAGTGCCTTTGTGCCATGGCCGAGGATGTGGCGATGGGTCCTGGCTGCTTCTTTGATCGGCATTGTAACTTTGACACTGCCAGGAAGTAGCCAGGCCTGCCCACCACGGTGTGAGTGCTCAGCTCAGCTGAGGTCAGTGTCATGCCAGCGGAGGCGGCTCACCAACATCCCAGAGGGCATTCCCACAGAGACACAACTCCTGGATCTCAGCAAGAACCGGCTCCGCTGGGTGCAAGCAGGTGACCTGGCACCGTACCCACGGCTGGAGGAAGTGGACCTCAGTGAGAACCTCATCGCCACATTAGAGCCCAATGCCTTCGCCACACTCCAGAATCTTAAAGTGCTGAAGTTGAGAGGGAACCAGCTGAAGTTAGTGCCCATGGGGGCCTTCGCCAAGCTGGGCAACTTGACAAGCCTGGACCTGAGTGAGAACAAGATGGTGATTTTATTGGACTACACTTTCCAGGATCTGAGGAGTCTGAAACATCTGGAGGTGGGAGATAACGACCTGGTTTATATATCCCACAAG GCATTCTCAGGGCTGCTGGGGCTGGAAGATCTCACAATAGAACGCTGCAACCTGACATCCATTTCTGGCCAGACGCTGTCCTACCTCCGCAGCCTGGTCACCCTTCGCCTCCGTCACCTCAGCATCTCTGCCCTGGAGGACCAGAACTTCCGCAAGCTCTCCAACCTGCGGGGTCTGGATATCGATCACTGGCCATACCTGGAGTACATTTCCCCTTTTAGTTTCCAAAGCCTGGATCTCCACTGGCTCTCCATCACCAACACCAACATCACGTCCGTCCCCTCTGCTTCCTTCAAGAACATGGTGCACCTCACACACCTCAACCTCTCCTACAATCCTATCACCACCCTCGAGCCCTGGGCCTTCAGAGACCTGTTGAGGCTGAAGGAGCTCATCATGGTAAGCACAGGGTTGATGACTGTGGAGCCCTATGCCCTTGGAGGCCTCCGACAGATCCGCGTCCTCAACTTCTCCTCCAACGACCTGCAAACCTTGGAAGAGGGCTCCTTCCACTCTGTCAACAGTCTGGAGACCCTCAGAGTGGATGGGAACCCCCTGATGTGTGACTGTCGTCTGTTGTGGATCCTGCAAAGACGCAAGACCCTCAACTTTGACGGCAGAGTGCCGGTGTGTGCAGGGCCGGTGGAGGTGCAAGGGGTCAGCCTGAGCACCTTCACCGATTCTGCACTCTTCGATCACTTTACATGCCAGAAACCTAAGATACGCAACCGTAAGCTCCAGCAG GTGATAGCTCGTGAGGGCCAGCCAGTGAGTTTCCTTTGTCGTGCCGAAGGAGAACCCGCACCTGCTATTGTCTGGATTTCCCCACAGCGCAGACGGATCACTGCTAAGAGTTCAGGGCGAATTACTGTTCTCCCTAGTGGCACCCTGGAGATCCGCTACGCCCAGCTTACTGACAGCGGCACATACATCTGCATTGCCAGTAACGCCGGAGGCAATGACACCTACTTTGCTACACTTACAGTCCGTGGCCAGCCGTTAGATGCTGCCTCAGCTTTCTTTCTCAATCGCTCGCTGTATAGCGGCGAGTTCTTCAACGACACAAATCTGAACAGCACACGTGTTTTCCTCAAGTTCACCTTGGACCTGACCACCATCTTGGTCTCCACGGCAATGGGTTGCATCACCTTCCTGGGGGTGGTCCTcttctgtttcctgctgttgtTCGTGTGGAGCCGGGGACGCGGCCAACGCAAGAACAACTTCACAGTGGAGTACTCTTTCCGGAAATCTGAACCCGCCACTGGAGGCTCCTCAGGAGGGACCAGGAAGTTCAACATGAAAATGATATGA